In Gorilla gorilla gorilla isolate KB3781 chromosome 16, NHGRI_mGorGor1-v2.1_pri, whole genome shotgun sequence, the genomic window TCCTGGTCAGTTCCCAGGTTGGCTGAAGGCTTTGATGTCAGCACTGATGTGATCCGAagagttttaaaaagcaagtttttACCCACATTGGAGCAGAAGCTGAAGCAGGATCAAAAAGTCATTAAGAAAGCTGGGCTTGCCCACTCGCTGCAGCACCTCCGGGGCTCTGGAAATACCTCAAAGCTGCTCCCTGCAGGCCACTCTGTATCAGGCTCTTTGCTTATGCCAGGGCATGAAGCCTCATCCAAAGACCCAAATCACAGCACAGCTTTGAAAGTGATAGAGTCAGACACTCACAGGACAAATACACCAAGGAGatggaagggaagaaataaagaaatccagGACCTGGAGGAGAGCTTTGTGCCTGTTGCTGCACCCCTAGGTCATCCAAGAGAGCTGCAGAAGTACTCCAGTGATTCTGAGAGCCCCAGAAGAACTGGCAGTGGTGCGTTGCCAAGTGGTCAGAAGCTGGAGGAGTTGAAGGCAGAGGAGCCAGGTAACTTCAGCAGCAAAGTAGTGCAGAGGGGCCGAGAGTTCTTTGACAGCAATGGGAACTTCCTGTACAGAATTTGAGTCGGGGCTTGGCTTGTGGAGATGCCTCGTGAAACACAGCTGGGCAAGTATTAATGTATATGGAACAgcctggatttctgcatatggataaGCCACCTTGGAATAGGAAGAAGTGTTGAGCCTGGACTGTGGGAGGAAAGAGCTGCGTGGATAGATTCAAACTTCCTGTAGTAGTGCTCCCAGTCTGACCTCTGTAGACCTTCAGTACTCACTCTTCTTGCTTAGGCTCTCTGTGTGTTGAAAACCATCCCGTGTTGCATGTGTTGTTACAATTTTCTGTGATACTTGCAATTTATGTTTGAGAGGAAGTGAAAAGTTTGCCTTCTGACCTCATTTCCTTCTTGATCAGTGAACACTAACATTTTGGGGACAACTTAGTCAATTGGTTTTCCTTacaacaaaataaagtaaaatgtagCAGTCTGCTTTTTTGGTGCTCTCTGGGGTGGGATGGTTTACCTGTGAACCTTGGAGAGAGGGAAGGacaaaggcagaaaggaaggatCCCTGGTCAGTAAACATTGGGAGAGAGATGGAACCAGAGGAATTTCCCAGCAAAGGGCTCTGTGCAGAGCATCCTGCTTAGTGAGGGATTCTGACAACTGAAAACTGGATGCCTTTCTCTTAGTTGCTGGGGTTCTGGCAGAGATTGGGAAATGAGGGGTTGGCAGAAAATACAAAGCAGGCAAAGGCTTTAGGGCCCTTATAATCTCCAGccacattttaaagtttatattaagagctgggcatggcagaatgtgcctacagtcccagttacttgggaggccgaggtgggagaatcgcttgagcctcggaggttgaggctgcagtgagctatgattgcaccactgcactccagcctggggtaacagtgagacccccatctctaaacaaaatCAATCTTCAATTATGTCTCATTATACAGTTTACTTAACCAGATTTTTACAATGGCGCCATGATGTAGGCAATCCCAGATTACGAGGTcccttttacaaataaggaaatagaCTTTAAGATGGCTGCCAATAAGTGGCAGTGCTGGGACTTAACTCGGGTCTCATCATTAATCCAGGGCTTCTGGAATTCCGGGAATATGGCACTGTCTGCCataattttgttaatttactGCTTGTTTTAGAAATAATCTGTTATAACCAGAAATTCGGGGACAGCTTAGTCAATTTGTTTTCCTTACAAGCAAAATAAAGTAAAGTGTAGCAGTCTGCTCATTAGTGCTCTGGTGGGATGGTTTACCTGTGAACCTTGGAGAACCATGTCCTGCTTTCACAATTTACCAGTAAAAATGGCTACtccaaatttaaatatatgtaggaCATTAATGGAAACACCTACATTCCAACTCAGTCATTGCCACTCTGTAGAATCTTACTGCTATTTCAAATGTCCAATTACAGCAATTAAAATACTGATTACTGTTGCTTTTATCAATTATTATTGATAACTTGAGGATCTGTTCTCAGTATAAATGACAAAGCCCTATCACATGCCAAGCAAAATTCTACGGTCCAGATGCTCGTAATACAACAGTGGGCAGATAGGACCTTTGCTGTCACTGCCCTGTCACTATCATGTAGTTCATAGTAGAAGCTTATcaatatttttatggttttgttatATTTATGGTATTTAATTGTTAAAGATGTGTTAGATGCTGTTTGattgtttaaatttgcatttctaactccTGCAAATATCTGATCATGCCATACCCTTTTCGCAGTGGGCTATAGAAACCTAAAGGCTGTtcttaaaactttgttttttaatttatttttgacacagactcctgctctgtcgcccaggctggagtacagtggcacaatctcagctcactgcaacctccgcctcccaggttcaactgattctcctgcctcaacctccctagtagctgggattacaggtgtctgccaccgtgcccagctaatttttgtgtttttagtagagatggggtttcaccatgttggccaggctcgtctcaaactcccgacctcaagtgatctgcctgtctcggcctcctaaagtgctaggattacaggtgtgagccaccacgcctggcctttatttttcttttgagacagggtctcactcttgtcgtccacactggagtacagtggctcaatcttgcctcactgcaacctctgcctcccaggttcaagcgattctcattcttcagcctcccgagtagctggaactacaggcgggcaccaccatgcccagctaattttttttatatttttagtagagacagggtttcaccatgttggccaagctggtctcaaactcctgacctcaagttatctacctgccttggcctcccaaagtgctgggattataggcgtgagccaacacgcctgacctttatttcttttgagacagggtcttgctctgtcatccatgctggagtgcagtggctcaatctcagctcactgcaatctctgcctcctgggttcaaactattctcattccttagcctcccgagtagctgggactacaggcatgcaccaccacacccagctaattttttatttttagtagagataggatttcactatcttggcaggctggtctcgaactcctgtgctcaggtgatctgcctgcttcggcctcccaaaatgctgagattacaatgtgaggcaggcggatcacctgaggtcaggagtttcagaccagcctggccaacatggcaaaaccccatctctactaaaaatacaaaaattatctgggtgtggtggcagatgcctgtaatcccagctactgggaaggctgaggcaggagaattgcttgaacccgggaggcagaggttgcagtgagccgagattgtgccactgcacttcaccttgggtgacagtgagactccatctcaaacaaacaaacacctccaATGCTCTATCTCAAATACCATGTCTACCCTTCTTCCTGCTTTACTTCATCTATTACACAAGTAATATATACTcattaaagaaaaagacaagcaaaatgaaaacaaaagtcatCCCTGATCCCACCAGTGAAGAGTTACTATCCTACCAACATTTTTCTAAGCATATGTACAACTTTAAGACAAGCACGAAAGAATAATActgtgccaggcgcggtggctcacgcctgtagtcccagcagtttgggaggccgaggcgggtggatcacttgaggccaggatttcgagactagcctagtgaacatggtgaaaccccgtctctactaaaaatacgagaATTAGCGACTCCCAGCCGCCGCCCGGGCCCGCGCGCTCCTCCGCCCCGCTCCGCTCGGCTCCTCTCGACCCCATACCGCCGGTCGACATGATCCGCTGCGGCCTGGCCTGCGAGCGCTGCCGCTGGAT contains:
- the NGRN gene encoding neugrin, with product MAVTLSLLLGGRVCAAVTRCGFATRGVAGPGPIGREPDPDSDWEPEERELQEVESTLKRQKQAIRFQKIRRQMEAPGAPPRTLTWEAMEQIRYLHEEFPESWSVPRLAEGFDVSTDVIRRVLKSKFLPTLEQKLKQDQKVIKKAGLAHSLQHLRGSGNTSKLLPAGHSVSGSLLMPGHEASSKDPNHSTALKVIESDTHRTNTPRRWKGRNKEIQDLEESFVPVAAPLGHPRELQKYSSDSESPRRTGSGALPSGQKLEELKAEEPGNFSSKVVQRGREFFDSNGNFLYRI